The following are from one region of the Bradyrhizobium septentrionale genome:
- a CDS encoding VirK family protein produces MQTGKNVKLILDMSRCTAAEGGKAGSATQAGLVINAFRVTTRNGISFANAHQTVDSSGHAVTECIRHSLSREGKLTVQASKLVIGTTELVNQGEFVCELPDGAKFIW; encoded by the coding sequence TTGCAGACGGGCAAGAATGTGAAGCTCATACTGGATATGAGCCGCTGTACCGCCGCCGAGGGTGGAAAGGCCGGGTCGGCGACGCAGGCCGGTTTGGTCATCAATGCCTTCAGGGTGACCACCCGGAACGGCATCAGCTTCGCCAATGCGCACCAAACCGTGGACAGCTCCGGGCATGCCGTGACCGAATGCATTCGTCATAGCCTCAGCCGCGAAGGTAAACTCACGGTGCAGGCCTCCAAGCTTGTCATCGGGACGACCGAACTCGTGAACCAGGGCGAGTTTGTCTGCGAACTGCCTGATGGCGCGAAGTTCATCTGGTGA
- a CDS encoding radical SAM/SPASM domain-containing protein encodes MRDRLLHRMHILQTGRVGCRPRERCGLVASPRCGTPRCLQFLAPGPERIRRMTAHLMALQDLNPSRRELQITTTAGCIVRCSYCPQDKFAERQRPVSQAKHLGLQDFKRCLARVPAVIDIGFAGYSEPWLHPECTTMVEYAYTRGHGIRIFTTLVGMNRSDVRRLQMLQFKSFVVHVLDDGTYMNSRLVGKTYLNVMRRLVEANIPSIRYIVLGKVHPKLADIIPAKQLTRLRPLTSRRGRTDPSIIKPRRPLVGTLTCIGERQNRNVLLPNCDISLCGMDFERHHVLGNLLRDEYEDLFETPIFREIIDRMNGMDGFLLCRRCEYAKPQSSGGMTGAGHAF; translated from the coding sequence ATGCGCGATCGCCTGCTGCATCGCATGCATATCCTCCAGACCGGCCGCGTTGGTTGCCGCCCGCGCGAACGCTGCGGTTTGGTGGCGTCGCCCCGCTGCGGAACGCCGCGCTGCTTGCAATTCCTTGCGCCGGGACCTGAAAGGATCAGACGAATGACAGCACACCTCATGGCGTTACAAGACCTAAATCCCAGCCGCCGGGAACTACAGATTACGACGACGGCAGGGTGCATCGTCCGATGTTCCTATTGTCCCCAGGATAAGTTCGCAGAACGCCAACGACCCGTGTCCCAAGCGAAGCACCTTGGTCTTCAGGATTTCAAGCGATGTCTGGCACGCGTACCAGCGGTTATCGATATCGGCTTTGCGGGTTACTCGGAGCCTTGGCTCCATCCGGAATGCACGACGATGGTTGAGTATGCTTACACACGCGGCCATGGCATCCGCATTTTCACGACCCTTGTCGGAATGAATAGGAGTGACGTTCGACGCTTGCAAATGCTGCAGTTCAAGAGCTTCGTCGTGCACGTCCTCGATGACGGCACTTACATGAACAGCCGCCTTGTCGGAAAGACCTATCTCAATGTCATGCGGAGACTGGTCGAGGCGAACATTCCCTCAATTCGATACATCGTTCTTGGCAAAGTCCATCCCAAACTCGCCGACATCATTCCCGCCAAACAGTTAACGCGCTTACGGCCGCTGACGAGCAGGCGAGGACGTACTGATCCGAGTATCATCAAACCACGACGGCCTCTCGTCGGCACTCTAACTTGCATTGGCGAACGGCAAAATCGAAATGTCCTCCTCCCGAACTGCGACATTAGTCTGTGCGGCATGGATTTTGAGCGGCATCATGTCCTGGGCAATCTTCTGCGAGACGAATACGAGGATCTCTTCGAAACACCGATATTTCGCGAAATCATCGATCGCATGAACGGAATGGACGGCTTTCTGCTTTGCAGGAGATGTGAATATGCCAAACCGCAATCGTCGGGAGGCATGACCGGTGCCGGTCACGCCTTTTGA
- a CDS encoding cytochrome P450, with product METRLADVGADDACNIPLSNLDVSEAKRFQDNSIWSCFERLRREDPVHYCQDSPYGPYWSLTKYRDILAVDTNHKVFSSERGVTIIDVPDEHWTQSFIKIGPPKHREQRDTVSPIVAPENLTKLEGLIRCRVRTILDGLPRNDAFNWVDMVSIELTTQMLATLFDFPFEDRRLLTYWSDVGVTIPKKGHAVDSWDKRSKILFECLDYFTRLWNERINAEPRLDLISMMAHSPATRHMDPSEFLGNLILLIVGGNDTTRNSITGGLLFMNRYPSELRKLRDNPKLVSSAVSEIIRYQTPIAHMRRNAVVDTIVGGKRIRQGDKVVMWYISGNRDEEVIENASSFVIDRKNVRQHLSFGFGIHRCVGRHLAELQLRILWEEMLNAGLEVKVVGEPERIASNFVHGYSVLPVRIAA from the coding sequence ATGGAAACTCGATTGGCAGACGTTGGAGCCGACGATGCTTGCAATATCCCGCTGAGCAATCTGGACGTAAGCGAAGCAAAGCGTTTTCAAGATAATAGCATATGGAGCTGCTTCGAGCGGCTGCGAAGGGAAGATCCCGTTCATTACTGCCAAGACAGTCCTTATGGTCCCTATTGGTCCCTAACGAAATACCGAGATATCCTGGCGGTAGATACAAATCATAAGGTATTTTCGTCAGAGCGAGGAGTCACGATTATCGATGTGCCTGATGAGCACTGGACTCAGAGTTTCATCAAGATAGGTCCTCCCAAACATCGCGAGCAGCGCGATACAGTAAGTCCGATAGTTGCACCGGAAAATCTGACAAAACTCGAAGGCTTAATTCGCTGTCGGGTCAGGACGATTCTGGACGGCTTGCCGCGCAATGATGCGTTCAATTGGGTGGACATGGTCTCCATTGAGTTGACGACGCAGATGCTCGCCACACTATTCGACTTTCCATTTGAGGATCGGCGGCTCTTGACCTATTGGTCGGACGTAGGTGTTACAATTCCGAAAAAAGGTCATGCTGTCGATAGCTGGGACAAGCGAAGCAAAATCCTGTTCGAGTGCCTGGACTATTTTACCCGTCTTTGGAATGAGCGCATCAATGCCGAGCCTCGCCTCGACTTGATTTCCATGATGGCGCATTCTCCTGCGACGCGCCATATGGATCCGAGTGAGTTTCTCGGGAATCTGATTCTGCTGATCGTGGGAGGCAATGATACTACGCGCAATTCGATCACCGGGGGGCTCCTGTTCATGAACCGGTATCCCTCCGAGTTGCGAAAACTACGCGATAATCCCAAGCTGGTGTCGAGCGCCGTGTCCGAGATTATTCGATATCAGACACCCATCGCACATATGCGCCGGAACGCCGTGGTCGATACCATCGTGGGTGGGAAACGAATCAGGCAAGGTGACAAGGTCGTCATGTGGTACATCTCTGGTAACCGCGACGAAGAGGTCATCGAGAACGCGAGCAGCTTCGTGATCGACCGCAAGAACGTGCGGCAGCATCTTTCGTTCGGTTTCGGCATCCATCGTTGCGTTGGTCGACATCTTGCGGAACTGCAGTTGAGAATCCTGTGGGAGGAAATGTTGAATGCGGGGCTAGAGGTCAAGGTTGTCGGCGAGCCCGAGCGAATTGCGTCAAATTTTGTGCACGGTTATTCCGTGCTTCCCGTGCGGATCGCAGCTTAG